The Equus caballus isolate H_3958 breed thoroughbred chromosome 22, TB-T2T, whole genome shotgun sequence genome window below encodes:
- the YWHAB gene encoding 14-3-3 protein beta/alpha, giving the protein MTMDKSELVQKAKLAEQAERYDDMAAAMKAVTEQGHELSNEERNLLSVAYKNVVGARRSSWRVISSIEQKTERNEKKQQMGREYREKIEAELQDICNDVLELLDKYLIPNATQPESKVFYLKMKGDYFRYLSEVASGDNKQTTVSNSQQAYQEAFEISKKEMQPTHPIRLGLALNFSVFYYEILNSPEKACSLAKTAFDEAIAELDTLNEESYKDSTLIMQLLRDNLTLWTSENQGDEGDAGEGEN; this is encoded by the exons ATGACCATGGATAAAAGTGAGCTGGTACAGAAAGCCAAACTCGCCGAGCAGGCCGAGCGCTATGATGACATGGCTGCAGCCATGAAGGCAGTCACGGAACAGGGGCACGAGCTCTCCAACGAAGAGAGAAATCTGCTCTCCGTGGCCTACAAGAATGTGGTGGGTGCCCGCCGTTCTTCCTGGCGTGTCATCTCCAGCATCGAACAGAAAACGGAGAGGAACGAGAAGAAGCAGCAGATGGGCAGGGAGTACCGCGAGAAGATAGAGGCGGAACTGCAGGATATCTGCAATGATGTTCTG GAGCTGTTGGACAAATATCTTATTCCCAATGCTACACAACCAGAAAGTAAGGTGTTCTacttgaaaatgaaaggagattaCTTTAGATATCTTTCTGAGGTGGCATCTGGAGACAATAAACAAA cCACTGTGTCGAACTCCCAGCAGGCTTACCAGGAAGCGTTTGAAATTAGTAAGAAAGAAATGCAGCCCACACACCCGATTCGACTCGGCCTGGCACTCAATTTCTCGGTCTTTTACTATGAGATTCTAAACTCTCCTGAAAAGGCTTGCAGCCTGGCGAAAACG GCATTCGATGAAGCGATTGCTGAATTGGATACACTGAATGAAGAGTCTTACAAAGACAGCACCCTGATCATGCAGTTGCTTAGGGACAATCTCACT CTGTGGACGTCGGAAAACCAGGGAGATGAAGGAgatgctggggaaggagagaactAA